A stretch of the Octopus sinensis unplaced genomic scaffold, ASM634580v1 Contig09387, whole genome shotgun sequence genome encodes the following:
- the LOC115228088 gene encoding endoplasmin-like produces the protein MGINEDTGNRNRLAKITHFYSSISNETMTTLDDYVDRMDPKQPAIYYIGGDSLQTVQKSPFVERLMRRNYEILYLLDPVDEYAVGHLTEHKGKRFQNIAKGDIEISESDQVAERRAQLEVEYKEFGDRIKSILNVLISKVKLSHRLVNTSCVVVADTDGLTGNMERIMTAQTAHRAQDPTAR, from the coding sequence ATGGGAATTAATGAAGACACTGGAAACAGAAATCGGCTTGCAAAAATAACTCATTTCTACTCTTCAATCTCGAACGAGACGATGACAACCCTGGATGACTATGTGGACAGAATGGATCCGAAACAACCCGCAATTTACTACATTGGCGGAGATTCCCTCCAAACTGTCCAAAAGTCCCCATTCGTGGAACGACTTATGCGGAGGAATTATGAGATACTATATTTGTTGGATCCCGTGGATGAATATGCAGTGGGGCATCTGACGGAACACAAGGGAAAAAGATTCCAGAATATTGCTAAAGGAGATATTGAGATATCTGAGTCGGATCAAGTCGCCGAGCGCAGAGCACAGTTGGAAGTCGAGTATAAGGAATTTGGAGACAGAATTAAGTCAATTCTTAACGTCTTGATTTCCAAAGTGAAATTGTCACACCGATTGGTCAATACGTCGTGTGTGGTTGTGGCCGACACAGACGGACTGACTGGAAATATGGAGAGGATAATGACGGCACAGACCGCTCACAGGGCTCAGGATCCAACTGCCAGGTGA
- the LOC115228092 gene encoding endoplasmin-like gives MTKEDLIKHLGTIADSGTSEFFKKFENSDTEGQNDLIGKFGVGFYSSFLVSEKVAVISKHNDDQQYIWTSDASSYTVVPDPSGNTLGRGTKIILFLREESREFLEVFKLDSMCRKFSQFLSFPIYLRDKKNVYDSDESENKEPRTEEYWKHVNTVKPLWQRKFVPHKLFKSE, from the coding sequence ATGACTAAGGAAGACCTCATAAAACATTTGGGAACCATTGCCGACTCTGGAACTTCAGagtttttcaaaaaatttgaaaattctgaCACTGAGGGCCAAAATGACTTAATTGGAAAATTTGGGGTCGGATTTTACTCTTCTTTCCTCGTTTCTGAGAAAGTGGCGGTCATCTCGAAACACAACGACGACCAACAGTACATTTGGACATCTGACGCCTCCTCATACACCGTGGTCCCCGATCCGAGTGGGAATACTTTGGGACGAGGAACTAAAATTATTCTATTCCTCCGTGAGGAAAGTCGTGAGTTCCTTGAAGTCTTCAAATTGGATTCGATGTGTAGAAAGTTCTCTCAATTCTTGTCTTTTCCGATATATTTACGCGACAAAAAAAACGTGTACGATTCGGATGAGTCTGAAAACAAGGAACCGAGGACCGAAGAATATTGGAAACATGTCAACACGGTAAAACCTCTTTGGCAAAGAAAGTTTGTCCCCCACAAATTATTTAAGTCCGAGTGA